Genomic window (Temnothorax longispinosus isolate EJ_2023e chromosome 3, Tlon_JGU_v1, whole genome shotgun sequence):
TCCAGACTTATGACCGGCCCATACTGCGTTTTAAATCTAGTTGCGATCTTCTCACCGGGCGTCTTACCTTTGCGGTTCCCTGATATTACGACACCTAAAGGGCAAAACAATTCTCATTGTCATCACTacattatctatttttttctttctcgtaaAAGTTCATAATTAAGTTCATTGTTATCGAATAATTACTCGTTGAGTTCAgcttataattctatttaaaagttatatatataagttatataacttttacTTAATCGCGTActtaaatatatgtgtatgtgtgtgtatattctgattcttcaaatgtttttcatattatacggtgcataaaattataagtaaaattattccgAATTTAAACACAAATTATAGATCGTCTATAAGATAGgctttatgcaatatttatagactgcatttttatatgttacttataaaataatccgATATTGagcgaataatttttcttatctctTCTTGTAATTTTTCGTGTTCTCGATATCACTGTTTTACTTACAAaacattcaaattttttgaaaaattgctcAATCACTTCAAATCTTTTGTTACTTTATAGTTCGGTGGAGTAATTTCTTGTATAATATACACTAGCATAAAGTCATGTCAAAGTGTGATTATTATGTTTCATCAAGTTACATCTAAATATGCAGTTCGCTCAACGATGATAAATTGGTCTATACCGTTTTCCAAGCCACACATGAAACGTGTCCCTATCGAAGGTTCAAACTGAAGAGCCGAAATGCCGGTAGCTTTGTCCACATTCTGATCCTCCGGTTTCAGCAAGTCTATTACCAAAGTCTCTGTCGGAACCTGTAGCTTTCTGGTGTCCCACCATTTTATCTACAAACAAACGACATGCAGACTCAACATCGATGCGGTGATCACGATTTTGTGCGAGATTACACCTGTCCGTCCTTCGAGGCGCTGAAAAACTCGGTACCAGTCTTGGAATTAATCCACAGGGTCTTGTCACAGGGATCTCTGTGGCTAAACTCGACCGAGCTGGTGTCTACCATTTCTGACCCTCTCCTAATGTCCCAGCATGCCACCTGTCCAGTCATCAGACCACCTACCAAGGTGTTGCTGTCTTTGGGGTTGTACTCCAATGTCAAAATCGGGCAGAAGGGTTTTAGTGTTATGTAAGGATTATTCGGGTTCTCTACGAAATTGTTCTTCGTAAATATGCCGATCAACAATTAATCAACCTCGATCCCACGCTTACTTAACGCACCTACTTCCCAGATGTACGACGTATAATTGCTGGAGGTTTTTTTGAAGTCTACGTTGCAATAACTGGCCGCAAAACGATTACCCTGGTCCGGCGACCACGACAGATGAGTAATCTGCCGTTTCATCGTTAAAGGATCGCGATAAACGTTCACCGTACGCGAGAATGCTCTTTGTATCAACGGGGTCGCCTCCACGTCGGCGAAGTATTCTTCGTAAATGTTGCAAGCGTTGTTTTGCAAAATACAGTGCTCCATCGACTTGAAAAGAATGTTTAGGTAGGTCCAATAGTTTTAAGAGAACCGACAAGAGTTCGTCTACAGATATTTACAGGTAGCAACTGCAGCATCGTGTGAATATACAGTTCATCCTTCTCGATCTTACGCCTATATCTAACTGTCTGTTCTAGATCCTTCATGTTTATGTCCTTCGGCCAACCACCCTCGTAATGAAACATTTTGTTGTCCTTATACGTCGCAGTAGTTGTATTTACcttaacaaaatatgtattttatccATTACAACTTTGCTGTACGTTTTCCATAAAtgtcgattaaaaattatttatacctCGTGAACAGCATAGACTTTACTACATTGCGTAGAGTGTGTCACGGGATCCGTTCTAACATAATTACTCATTAACGCTGGATTCGATTTGATTTCCATTTCTACTTTGTCAAAGTCAGAGAAGTTGCATCTCTTCCCGAACTGCATTCTCTTTTTCGTATAAGCGTACTCCGCATCCATCGTGTACAAAgataaaacttaaattaaacgtAGGGAAATAAACAAATCTAGGGTGCACTCGCGTTACAATTTTagtttgatattaaaattttattttccacaCTTATTAAGAGATACTTAATGGCACAAAACATTTCGATTGTTATTACCGTGGCgcaataatatcataaaaaattttatttaaaaattataaaaaaaaatacattctgCAGAATTCCGGTCTATTCCTCCACGAAAAGTGGATATCAATTGGACAATACAAACACAGTGGTTACTATAGTAACAGAGAATATATCATGGTGTGAGACTTAGCCATCGGTCCTCACTAAGACCGGTACTTCGGGATTTAGACCTTGATAGAGAATAAACATTGTCTTATACGCTTGCGCGTACTCCGCGCTCGCAGGCTCGATGTTAGATTTGACGGTGGGTATCACGTCGCGTAAAACAATTTGGGTCAATGTATTCAGGTACTTGGTGCGCTGCAATTTTTGTATAGCTTCGTATAGCGACAAAAATTGCTTCTTGTTACAGTACTTTATGTTATATGCTTTAGAAAAATCTACAACAAAATTGAGATTAATTGAGTGAAATTAAATCAAGATTTAAAGCTAGTCAACATATGtgtaaaatgtgaaattacttttaaagtGCTCCATACAGGAAATATTCCAAACGCCGTTTGACATCCATTCTCTTGATAAGGAAAAATCACAGGATGGGTTTTTTATAATCGGTTCTGcaatattgttaatatcatGCTGTTTGAACGAGGCTCCCAGCTCGGAAGTGATGATTTTCATGTTATTAGATTGGATCGAATCTAAATCTTCGCTAAAAATGCTACTAAATGCAGTTATCGATTTTGCTGCCTTATTAAGCAAATGAGGGTCTTCTAACATATGATCTTGCATAGCTATATTCTGCAAcagatgaaataaatataaggaGTCGATCTTGCATAATTTCAAGAGCACGCCCCTGCATTTACATTACTTACCATCGCTTCAAATTCTTTTAGAAAAGTATCGACCGATTTCTTGTATCTAGTTTCTTTAGTGTCGTTCAAGTTATCTCCTTCAGTTTTCAAAAACGCGTGGTAAGTTCTCAGTACCTTAACAACATCATTCGGCACATTAAAATGCTGGAGCGCTTCCACTACATCTATTGCTACAATCTGTTCTTGAACGGATTGACGCGAATTATTCCCATGCAATGGACAATCGTTCTTAATCTTCTCAGGAGAAGAAATTGAAGCGCTCTCGGTAGATTGTCGTGTCATTTTGTGTATCAAGTCACTTAATTCAGCAGCTGATGCTTCAGGTGACAGAGACTTTCTCGACTGAAATATAAACGCGCGAAAAAAACCATGTTACATTCAaagtttttcaatattttatcgtacCATATATTATTGCTACGTACATTTTGTGAGATATCATTAGAATTACTATCGCCAACTTGTGATTTATTTGCCGAGCTTATCTTTTTAACgttcaatttattttcaagtataaaattctttcctttctttgaCTTTCCTGTAACTTTTGCAGACGATACCTTTGACTGCATTTTATTAAGAGCGTTACTCTGCTTTGTACCGCCGACAGATTTTCTCGTCACGACGGAAGTTACTTTGTCGTTTTGAGGTGCACTTGATTTTTTACATTCGGGGCTTTTCGCGATATTTACGTTTTTCGTTGTAATATTGTTCTTCGATACTTTCCTACGATCGCTAGTCGACGCAGGATtggataaataaatactttcaaCCGTGTCCTTCTTTGAGACTTTCTTCTTTGACGCTACGTTAAACTTCAATTTTTCCCGCAACTCTTGCGCCAGAATAATCGCTCTACCTATCCCCGCGGCGATCTCCTCAGCTTCATCTTCATTCTATTAATtgatgataaataaaacaaattcatGCATAGgcaaaacataaattataagcAAAAACACAAATATGAATCATACTTTTTTACAGTTACAGATGCTTTCATCAGTTTGTTTCTCAACGACGGTTTTCACCTGCCACGGCTTTAAAACGAATGCTGCTTCGTCACAGTCTCGTCTCAATATTTCCTTCACTTCCTCCGTGATTAGCAAAGTGTTATGTAACAGTTCGTACAAACCTGACAAATTCAATGTACGGTCCATTACTTCCGTACGTCTGCAATCCTAGTAAAAGAAATGCaaacaaaatgttataaaaaaatgagaaattaatgaaatgaaaaaaagacatttgcCCGTGCCACTCAAAGCGTTAATTACGCAAGTAATGTAGTTATTGCCTCAGGCAACAAGATAGCCATAAGTACCTGTTTATGATGTGAGATATAATGGCTGTGTAACCCTCACATCATTTTTGTGCAAACACATTATAATTGATTGCCGGATACAATCTGAACACGCAAGCTTGAACACTTGATAATTCACAcgtatagaaaaaatattaaaaactatatttatatatacagcatatatatatatatatatatatatatatatagtgtacAGCATACATTTACGTATAGTAATGGTGATAAAAAATAGACATAAGCcagaatagaatatatataatcttcatatattaagaataatgtatatatatataataaagacttaattatacatacatacatacatacatatatatatatatatatatatatatatatgtataaatttttacttttctttcttttttcacaatatGTGCCTCATCGCTAATTTCCTAGAGTTTCAGTCAATTAAAACTAGGAGAACATTGAAACGGCTGCCTATcctaactatatatatatatatctaaaaccATCACCCGTTGTGATAGTTTTAAATGCTGTAAATTGGAAATGTGTTTATAAACCACTAGCTCTCACAGAGCGCTCGAAGACTTGCTTCCGCTTGCGCATCGCAAGAAGCAACAAATCATTTAGACATCTGTCGACAAAATAAtagcttttataaaaaaataaagagtgATTTCGAGACGTTCttagattaataatttaccCTCCCGTTCCACGTTCCATATTGTGGAGTGATAAAAGCGCGAAACTATGAACGATAAAGCGCCGCAGTTTTCAAAGGGCAGAAAGTCACATCAAGTCGACATGCACGTAACACAAATGGCATAAtcatatagaaatattcatatattcgtattattatCGCGCATTAAATGCCTCAAGTACATTGCAGACTTTTATGATTCTCCGTTTACGTAATTTGCATGCGGCCATcaggataaaataattctatatatcaCGAAGGTACGCCATTTGATATCAGCTGATATCAGCTGTGACAATAACCCTATGGAAAAGTGCGAACGCAAATtcttaattacaaattgtACACCGCGACATTTACCTAAACTTAATTCCTAAAATGTGTGTGAGGATGCACCATCgagttctcttttttttatctttataagaaattaaataattctgtaaagcGGGAAATTGTGGAATTCATTGACTGGATGCAGGAAATATAACAGACGAGTCAATGTTGATTTTACTTGttcttataataatgattatgtGCGTTTACAACTCGTCCTTCCTTGGCACGTCATCGTCCTCATCCTCTTCCCGAGCCtgtaacgaaataaataatacagcaTAGTTGCAACATAAGATTATATtcatatcattaaaaaaattctagaaGATATTACTGCAATTTACTATCTTTCAGTCCAAAGTGTTTGTATTATCCTTTTTTTGCGCTTAAAAACAATCGCTTAACATACCTCTTCTGCAGCTTCGCCGTACGATCCACCGCTTTCAATGAATTGGGAAAGACCTTCGAGTGTCCTCTCACCGTTATATTCCACACCCTAGAGCAAAATTGAAATGAGCGCATTTTAAACATACTGTAAATATGGTAATATAAATTGGATGAACGTAAAAAAGGTTCGTACTTCATTCGTCCCCTTCTTGTAGAGTATGAGCGTGGGGAAGTTGCTGATTTTTATGTCCTCCAACTCGTTAGCAGTGGCATCCATCTTCGCGATGACCAACTTGTCGTTGTCCTTGTATTTTTCGCCGAGCTGAAATTATGTTCGATTAACGAAACTGCTTTCGTTTACCTATGTCATTAGGAATAAATTCCAACGAAAAGGAAACGTACCTTCTCGTAAATGGGCGCTAACTGCTGACAATGACCACACCAAGGTGCGTAGAATTCAACGAAAACATCCTTTTCCTTATCATGGGCAATTTCGTGGAAGTTGGTGCCAACAAGAACCTTCACCGGGCTCTTATCCCAGTCCTCTGGCAAGTCTTGCGTAAGCAGGTGTCTCTTCAATTGGCCCTCCATGAAAGCGGTAACAAATGCTAGGACATTCTCGGTGGTCAACTCTGGATTTTCGGGCTTGTACTTAGCCATGTCTTGTTCGAGCTTGATAAGCCGCATAGCGGGGACATCCTCTCTCTTCAAACCAAAGAATTCCAGGATACGTTCGTGATCGGTCTCATCACAATCGATTGTCACAAACAGGACCTGCGCATGGAACATTTTAAAGCATTATATCAATTCCTTTCTGAAATGATGCAGCAAGATAAGTGACGCCTAAACTTCCGTACCTCGCCACGGTATTTCTTCGCCGGCTCGTGAATACCTTCGACGTATTTCTCAAAGTGACCGGCCTCTTTACTGAGGAACACCAACAAGTGGCTCTTGATGTCTCCGCTGAAGATCTTCTGTGCCGTGTCCTGGTTGAATTCAACAACCAGAGGTAACGAATGTACGGAGATAAAGTTCTGTAAGGCTACGGGCGTGAGCTCTCCATCAAAGACAGCTTTACCTTCATCAAACTATAAAGAAtagagattaattaaatttgagatCGCGCTTccaaaagagaaattaatttgatcCATAATTGTTCCTGTTCTTATACTATACAGACGTACCTTCTTAAACAGCACGATCTTTCCATCTTCGATTCCGTGTTCGCTAAAGACTTCGTCGGCGCTTGTAATACCAAACACATGATCGTCCACCGTGCTGCCAACTTCCAAGAACACCTTGGCGGCATCACTTTCCACATCCTAATAAAGtcgttacatatttatataaacagatAAGCTGTTGCAACAAGATTACTTCTGGTTATTACAATAGGTTTAAAATACAAGAGATCCAGAGGTagtaaacaaaaaatgataGATTATCCCACATAAGACAAGGGAATGTAAAGAGGATGATTTTGATTTCGTACCTTAAAGAATCCAACAATGGTGACTTTATGCGCGTCGATGAACGCCTTGGCTTCATCAACCGTGGGCAGGTCTTTGGCAGGCGGGCCAGTCTTCTTGAGCAGCCAATTTACAATCTCGTCGGCCTGACGACCACCGGTATAGTCGACCTGGGCTCCTTTACGGTAAAACTTGAGAGTGGGATATCCCCTCACTAGGTGTTTCTCAGTGAGTTCCGTCTCGATTGTCGCATCTATCTTGCCCAGTTTGATCGGCGAGTTAGCCTCCTCCAATTTCTTTGCCGCCTTAGCGTACTCGGGCGCCAATGCTTTGCAGTGTCCACACCAAGGAGCATCTACAACGAGGAAATATGATGTAATTTATCGCAGCTCGATACTACTACTCGCTAGCACGATAAGATAATCATCTCTTAGCAAAAAGGTGATCGACTGCAATACTTTTGTCTCTTTCACGACTGAATTCTTTAGTAATCCTTCAAATTTACAATTCTTGATTAATCTACAGCTAGATCTATAAGGCATTGCAATTTTAGCAAAAACGTGATCGACTGTAATACTTTTGTCTCTTTCACGACTGAATTCTTTAGTAACCTTTCAAATTTACAATTCTTGATTAATCTACAGCTAGATCTATAAGGCATTGCAATTTtgtatcagaaaataaaatctactGAGCTCCATGGAGTCGGAGCCATTTAActtgatacaaaaaaaaattaggaaaaagAAGGAACGTCAGAAAACCGTAATGCggtatttcaaaaattcaaataacatttgagatatttagaaaatttattcagTAACGTCGGAGTATTAAGATACCATATGGTCGCTTATGCGTCTCAAAGTCGACAGATAGGCGGCAGATAGCGATCTAAAATTGATAATCGACGTATCGAATTTCGATTCCGATAGGAGAAGAACGTGATTAATTCTGTCCTCTAATCCGTGCACGTCGACTACAATCTGTATCATTTATGGATGCTGCGCcgacgtcgtcatcgtcattaTCATCATCCTAGAGTCATGACGTGACGCTACGCTCGATCCCACAATCACCGGGGCGATTGCAGTTTACACGACGCGTAtaacggtaaaaaaaatacgccaAGAAGCGAGAGCCGTCTTATCTTCGCAGCTGCACTCCTCTGCACTTTCTGCCCAACCACGAGCGAGACGAACGCGTGGAAAGAGGAGGAGGCccatagaaaaattaaagaaagatgtAAGAATGTAAGAAACAATTCGAGAAGATCGCGAGTGGGCGGCCGAAGGtcgaaataaatagatatcaATACATAGACGAACGTCTCGGACGCtccgaaagaaaagaaaggacGTCCAAATATGGATCTTCTCCGGGCGCTTTTTGCACCTTTTTTTCCGTGGCTGTCGCACGTCCGGCCCGTCCGGCGCACAGATTCCTTCATTAttcagagaaagagagtagcggaggaagggagggagaggattCGCGGAAAAAAAACCCGACGGAATGTCTCTCGGCCGGGCGATCGCCGAAAAGTCACGACCCCGGACCCCAGCGTGCCCAACCGGCCTCCCGTTATcgtcctctctccctctcgagGATGCTCGGAGTGATGACGTGTAACGGAGCCTCGCATCTGGCGAAGCCGGCGAACGAGCGGGCGCGCGCCCACGACAAAACGGAGCCCTCCGAACGGAGTCATCCACGGGTCGCGACCCACGAAACCCTTTCCTCGGTCTTCGAGGGTCGTCGGGTCGCGTCGCGGCCGGGTACAGAGAGTGCAGGCGCTAGGGTGCAGCTCTCCAGAAGAGCAACAGATACACACGCAGGGTCACCGAGACGGAGACTCGCGCTCCGCGGGAGCGGAAAAAGGGAAACGGAGCGGTGTATACTCACAGAACTCGAGGAGCACGTAGTCGTTGTCCTGGACGACGCTCTCGAAGTTGTCCTTGGTGACCACGAGGACCCCGTCCTCGGTCTCGACCTTGGCGAGGGAGGTCGCGGCCAGGCAGAGTGCCGCCAAACAGAATCCACCGACGAATCTCATGCTGATCGGGATacctcactctctctctctttttttatcccCGTCTATCTCTGgatctctttttcctcttttccctTGGCGTTCCCTGCGGGTTGAAAGCGCGGCCTACCTCGGCTAGGACGAAGACGTCGACGGGACGAGGACGGGAGAAGCGGGAAGACACACACACCGTCCACGAGGAGTACGCGCGATGAATGAGCGGACGCGACGCTGCGTCGGCGGGCTTGTAGGCTCGCGTTGGCTCGCGGACCTCATACGCGTGGCATCGTCCTCATCGTGGGGGTCGCTGATTGGCTGGACTCCTCCGGCCGCGGCCACCCGCGCGCTTATCGTCCGCCGTCGCCGTCTCCGGCGCGACCGGCGGGACGGTGCGTTACCCACCTAACCCACCGTCGCGCTGCCGTCGCTGATGCCGAAGCCTTCGGCTGCTTCCTGGTTATAGTCGGTGCAATTCGGTGGAAAGATAAAAGCTCGCGTGGAATCGCGAGGCGACACGCGGCGTCGACGGATCTAGGATTGGCCCGTCATCGGGTTTCGCTCGCGGAGTTGATTGACGTGTTCCTCGAACTCGATCGTCATCGCCGCGAATTACCGTTCGATGATCAGGCTGATCAGCGCAAAAGTATACTCGACCTCGACGGATTGATGCTTGAGCGGGATAAAGAGCCGGGGGGTTcgagttttataatattttacagaagTAATGGCTCGCATAAATGTAGTATTAAACATTCTTTTTACGGAAATACCATATTTATGTTCCAatgcacaattattttatacatatttttgattcaatatattaaaacaattttgtacaacagatttttttcaatgtataACAGTTTTTCATCCTGGCGACTTTTTCTACCTTTTTGTTCTAGATATTGAACAATTCGTATTGGACAAACCGATAATCTTACGAAACACGGCGATgttcttacatttttatccACACGGCAACTACGGCGAGTCGCGCGACTTTGCCGATTGTGCTTGGTTGTCAAAAGTCACGTGGCGTCATTGGAGTTTGGAGTCGCAATGGCGCCGTGCAGTGAGGCGACGTTGGCGATTTAACGATGCGATCGAAAACAGGAGCAAGCCCCAGGAGAGACGAACGAGCCCGGTGACGGAGTCACCGCGAGATTTGTCGACGTCACAGAGATCAGCGGATTAAATTCAAATGACTTCGATCTCAATTCGGCCAGATTGAGGGTTCATAACCGCAACCTCTGTGCGGTTGAAGTAATGGCAAAATGACAAGCACAGCTGACGAGAATGCCGCGAAGAGAGCGCGTACCAAGAGGAAACGGCGCGACGATTGTCCGCTCGAAACAAGAGCCAAGGTGTAACGATTAAGCCGCTCTCAATAGATCCATAGAAAAAAGCGcgattactattttttatttatttttatattttatataattcaaaagtACACATTGAGATTCAAACATTACGTATTTTTGAAATGAGAGTAATTAATTCGGACGACCAAATCTATTGAGATTTCGAGAGCATCTGCTGCAAATTTTGTCGATAGATTGTCAGCAGAAATAATACAGAATCTGCTAGGTAGTAGAATATAATGACAGATTGACTGTAGAAACTGAACAGAATCTGCCGTTTCGTAaccatatttttaatgtttacgAAATGACGGATTCTGTTCGGTTCCTACCGACAATCTGCTGTCAGATTATATTGGCAGACTCTGTCGGCAAAACACAAGTTTAATGCAAACATATGATGATATATACTGGATCAGTTATCAGTTGTAATATTTGAGTTAAATCTGCTGCCAATCTGTTGTCATATGGGCAATTTGCTTATTAGATAAGTATGAGAAAAGTGCAAATTTGACGATAAAGGCATCAAtgcatcaaaatttaaattgcccttcaaaattttattattgtatgaat
Coding sequences:
- the Pdi gene encoding protein disulfide-isomerase, whose protein sequence is MRFVGGFCLAALCLAATSLAKVETEDGVLVVTKDNFESVVQDNDYVLLEFYAPWCGHCKALAPEYAKAAKKLEEANSPIKLGKIDATIETELTEKHLVRGYPTLKFYRKGAQVDYTGGRQADEIVNWLLKKTGPPAKDLPTVDEAKAFIDAHKVTIVGFFKDVESDAAKVFLEVGSTVDDHVFGITSADEVFSEHGIEDGKIVLFKKFDEGKAVFDGELTPVALQNFISVHSLPLVVEFNQDTAQKIFSGDIKSHLLVFLSKEAGHFEKYVEGIHEPAKKYRGEVLFVTIDCDETDHERILEFFGLKREDVPAMRLIKLEQDMAKYKPENPELTTENVLAFVTAFMEGQLKRHLLTQDLPEDWDKSPVKVLVGTNFHEIAHDKEKDVFVEFYAPWCGHCQQLAPIYEKLGEKYKDNDKLVIAKMDATANELEDIKISNFPTLILYKKGTNEGVEYNGERTLEGLSQFIESGGSYGEAAEEAREEDEDDDVPRKDEL
- the LOC139809835 gene encoding dynein axonemal intermediate chain 2, with amino-acid sequence MDAEYAYTKKRMQFGKRCNFSDFDKVEMEIKSNPALMSNYVRTDPVTHSTQCSKVYAVHEVNTTTATYKDNKMFHYEGGWPKDINMKDLEQTVRYRRKIEKDELYIHTMLQLLPSMEHCILQNNACNIYEEYFADVEATPLIQRAFSRTVNVYRDPLTMKRQITHLSWSPDQGNRFAASYCNVDFKKTSSNYTSYIWEVENPNNPYITLKPFCPILTLEYNPKDSNTLVGGLMTGQVACWDIRRGSEMVDTSSVEFSHRDPCDKTLWINSKTGTEFFSASKDGQIKWWDTRKLQVPTETLVIDLLKPEDQNVDKATGISALQFEPSIGTRFMCGLENGVVISGNRKGKTPGEKIATRFKTQYGPVISLERNPTFVKNFLTVGDWTTRIWSEDCRESCIAWTPGHRDFLTGGAWSATRYSVYYLIKVDGTLDVWDFLIQQDSPVLSIKVCDESLTCLRPHEQGQLAAVANKKGSTYLLEFSEALTINQKNDKLLLTALFDRETRREKVIEAKNREQRLKMKTLKTHGESDFTDISAKPDEREDSKEFSGDLKNALIVQCEQEYENMINAELTRQAEEANTVELNNNVMQNGAIIS
- the LOC139809838 gene encoding uncharacterized protein; its protein translation is MTRQSTESASISSPEKIKNDCPLHGNNSRQSVQEQIVAIDVVEALQHFNVPNDVVKVLRTYHAFLKTEGDNLNDTKETRYKKSVDTFLKEFEAMNIAMQDHMLEDPHLLNKAAKSITAFSSIFSEDLDSIQSNNMKIITSELGASFKQHDINNIAEPIIKNPSCDFSLSREWMSNGVWNISCMEHFKNFSKAYNIKYCNKKQFLSLYEAIQKLQRTKYLNTLTQIVLRDVIPTVKSNIEPASAEYAQAYKTMFILYQGLNPEVPVLVRTDG